A stretch of DNA from Rattus rattus isolate New Zealand chromosome 1, Rrattus_CSIRO_v1, whole genome shotgun sequence:
ggggagggtggggaggggaacacccataaggaaggggaggagggaaggggatgtttgcccggaaaccgggaaagggaataacactcgaaatgtatataagaaatactcaagttaataaaaaaattatttaaaaaaaaaagatcacagcagaagggagaagaaaagatccATGATATGCTTGAATACAAATGCCATTATGAGACCCACAATTCATATAAGAAATATACATtgataatgctttttaaaaagaatacaaaagataTCTCAAAAGATATCTTATGAAACACTTTGGAATCTTTAGGTAGGAGGTATCTGGAAATTCTGTAGTAGTGGACTCTGGATGGGTGACGTAGTGGAGTCTGGGTGGGTGATGTAGTGGAGTCTGGATGGGTGACGTAGTGGAGTCTGGATGGGTGACGTAGTGGAGTCTGGATGGGTGACGTAGTGGAGTCTGGATGGGTGACGTGGTGGAGTCTGGATGGGTGACGAGGGGAGTCTGGGTGGGTGACGAGGAGTCTGGGTGGGTGGCGTGGTGGAGTCTGGGTGGGTGGCGTGGTGGAGTCTGGGTGGGTGACGTGGTGAGTCTGGGTGGGTGACGTGGTGGAGTCTGGGTGGGTGGACGTGTGGAGTCTGGGTGGGTGGCGTGGTGGAGTCTGGGGGTGACGTGGGAGTCTGGGTGGGTGACGAGTGGAGTCTGGGTGGGTGACGTAGTGGAGTCTGGGTGGGTGACGTAGTGGAGTCTGGGTGGGTGACGTAGTGGAGTCTGGGTGGGTGACGTAGTGGAGTCTGGGTGGGTGACGTAGTGGAGTCTGGATGGGTGACGTAGTGGAGTCTGGATGGGTGACGTAGTGGAATCTGGATGGGTGACGTGGGAGTCTGGATGGGTGACGAGGTGGAGTCTGGATGGGTGAGACGAGGTGGAGTCTGGATGGGTGACGAGGTGGAGTCTGGATGGGGACGAGGAGTCTGGATGGGTGACGAGGGAGTCTGGGTGGGGACGAGGTGGAGTCTGGGTGGTGACGAGTGGAGTCTGGGTGGGGACGAGGAGTCTGGGTGGGGACGAGGGAGTCTGGATGGGTGACGTAGTGGATGGGTGACGTAGTGGAGTCTGGATGGGTGACGTAGTGGAGTCTGGATGGGTGACGTAGTAGAGTCTGGATGGGTGACGTAGTGGAGTCTGGATGGGTGACGTAGTGGAATCTGGATGGGGAAGCCACTTGTTTTATGTTGCAGAGGGAATGCACTATCGTGTTGTGGCAAGAGTCCAACTCACAGTGATTTCAGCTGTTCCATCCTACTGCATGTCAGTTTTGATCACTCACTATTAGTGTCCATCTCCCAaccatttattatatattcatcttcttaaaatacaattactctttcttttgtcttaagTAACCCCATACAGACATTATAGAAATTAATATGAAAgttcctcaaaatattaaaaataaaactcctgtATGGCCCTGACATACCTCCTTGGCAAATCCCCAACCTCACACATGCTTATTGCTGCTCTTCTCACAATACCAAAGACATGGAATAGGCTTACATACCCATAAGCAGATAAGTGAATTGCGAGAATTATGAATTATGTGATATAgatataaaatggaattttattcagctttaAAGAAAAGTGAGATCATTATTCTTTGAAATCATTTGAATTTCAGATTCTTCTTGCTTTTTTACTATTCTTTATAGCAGTTATTAGTTTTAACCAATAGGTGAGAAGGTAAAAATATCACTAAAATATCACAAGTTGAAGACAAGATATGCCCTTTCCCCCTAAAGAAACAAATGAGTGTGAGAGAAAGCTAATAAAATGCCTACTTGGGTTTAtttgcaaaacaaaatcaaacaaaactaaCTTTTATTCATATTTCTGTTCATGACCATTGGCTTTGTTATGTCTAATTGATATTAAATGATGACTGAATTACTTATAACCAGTCTAGAGTCCTTCTACAGAGGTATTGGTGGTTGTAACCTGTTGGTCTCTGTAGACAAGGAAAGTTGTGTCTTTCGTTCACAATTTCATTCTTAGCCTTGACTTTTGTGCTGAACGTATCCATCCTCCAGTTCATAAAGCTATCACTAAGTGATTTTGAACATTTGCGTCTGAGAAATAGAGTGAGTGATCAAGCATTCTCCTTTCTTAGAAAAGATAGGATTCTCTTTCAAGAAGGTGTCTTAGAAGGCTAGCTTAGCTTTCTGAGAGGGCGCAGAATTCAAACTGACGGTTGACTTTTGTTCAGTGCTGCAGTAGAGGGTAAGAGGTATTCGCAAACCTCTCTCACAGGGCAGTCATGATGTCTCCTCTTGAAGTATTATTTTCTGAACATCCTGTC
This window harbors:
- the LOC116888950 gene encoding extensin-like; its protein translation is MVKDMSAKMDEPEEVVNIPLRHPSRLHYVTHPDSTTSPIQTPLRHPSRLHYVTHPLRHPSRLPRPHPDSSSPPRLHSSPPRLHLVPTQTPSSPIQTPRPHPDSTSSPIQTPPRLTHPDSTSSPIQTPTSPIQIPLRHPSRLHYVTHPDSTTSPTQTPLRHPPRLHYVTHPDSTTSPTQTPLRHPPRLHSSPTQTPTSPPDSTTPPTQTPHVHPPRLHHVTHPDSPRHPPRLHHATHPDSTTPPTQTPRHPPRLPSSPIQTPPRHPSRLHYVTHPDSTTSPIQTPLRHPSRLHYITHPDSTTSPIQSPLLQNFQIPPT